The following is a genomic window from Nicotiana tabacum cultivar K326 chromosome 3, ASM71507v2, whole genome shotgun sequence.
GTAAATGGTTCAATTTgcaaaactattttaaaaagctAATCCAACGCTCCAAAACCAAGCCCACCAAAAAAACTAGCCGTTACAAAATCCAGAAGCGACTAAAGCTCACCGATTCATCTTTTTTCTCCCTTCCCTGTGATCACTGAATGCAACAAGCAGAAAAAAACCCTAGCCAATCAGCAATACGACAAAAACCCTAACTCTGATCAACTCTTAAGCAACAATCACATTGCTCTTTTGATGGATTCAAACGGCAAATCCACTAGGCTTACGCCTAaaaaatgctccaaaaattcaGAGAATTTGAACCCCAATGTGGAACAACACAGTCCTTGTttgtcaaaatcttctaaatCACCATCAATGGCAAAATCGGCGAAGAAACCTCAAAATTCAGTATCCAAAAACCCTAACGCAAATCAATTGGCTTCGCCTTCTCCCAAAAACAAAATTCGTCAAAGGAAGTTTGTGATCGCTAAGAAGAACAAGTGTAATAGTGATAATATGAATCCTGCGGTGCCTTGTTGTAAGTGTAATAAGGCTGGTGGTGGTGAGAAAAAGAAGTGCCTTTGTGTTGCATATGAGAGCCTCAGGGCTTCTCAAGAAGAGTTTTTCATGAATCGCGGTGGAAATGAACACAAAGAAAGTGAAATCGAGAATTTCGATAAGGAAAATAGTGCTGAAATTGGCAATGGAGAAGGAATGAGTAACGAGTCATTGACTCAAAAACTGAACGTGAAAGTAGACGAGGAGGTTACAATTCCTGTTTCAATTTCCGAGGCTGAATTAGTTGAATTGGGTGATTGTTGTGTAACAGATGAATTGGCAGAAAGAGCAAAGGAAGACGTGGGGTTGGGTGAAATGAGTAGTGGGACAATAAAAAGGAGAAGGGAAAGATTGTTGGAAGAAGCTAGACAAAGTGTACCTGAATCAGGAAAAGTGTTGCATTTAGTTAAGGCTTTCGAGAAACTTCTTTCGATGCCAAAAACAAAAGAGTGCgaggaggagaaaggggaaaAAGATGAAACTGTAGCAGAAGATTGTTGCAAGGAACAGAACTGGGCATTGCCTGGCTTACAGCCTCCCAATATTCCCGAGACACAAGTGTCTTCTTCTTCGTTCTGTCCATCGGATTTTTTCCTCACCTCTAAGAGTTTAGGCTTGGATTCGCGTCGTGCCTCCTCATTGGATAGCAGCCACGGAAGGTTAGTTTTTGAAACTTTAAGTTAGTTGTCAACCTATTGCAACCCTCTTCCTTTAACTGAGCTTGTATTTTGTGGATTTATATAACTGATTCCTATTAGTTTAGGATTGAGATGTAACTTTTGCTTGTTGGTTGTGCATTTATTCCTCATTTGAGTGCTGAAAATAGATCATGTTTTCTTTTCATAGCTTCAGTATTTCAAGCAGGACTTCAGGTGGTGGTCGAAGGGGCAGACACAATGTAAGAATATTTTTATTATCAATCATTGTTAGATGAAGAGGAAATCATGTTGATCTCTATGCTCTTATTTTCATTCTTGATGCTGCAGGGCGCTGAATCATCAGGCACATTTGCTAGAAGAAACCGGAAGAGAACGCAGCATAGAGCGACCTCCCAAAAGCCCTTCAAACTTAGAACTGAGGTTCGTGAGTTGTGTGTTTTCTTGATCCAGTCTTGGTTAAATGATTGCTTCTTGTGCAACTATGAGCAAATATGCAGTTGcaatatatttggttgagatgcGCTAGCTGCTACCGCAGATAGATATACACGGAGTGGACACTGAAAAATGGATTTAATcctatggctaaaagaaaatcagAATATTGGTTGTTAAATAGTGCACAACGGAAGAAAAAGATCTATATAGGTGATAACAATAAGTTGAGATTAAGTTTTAGTTATGTTAGTACGTTTTCTTTAGCTCCAATTTTGGCTAGGACTTTTTGAATCTTGTGAGAGATTTATATGCTAGTAGAAAATGTAGTGAACTTCTAGTGTTCGAGAAACTAATTGGTATATGGGCTTCTGTCGAGGATTCATAGAGCTGACACCCACTTGCTTGGGGTTGAGGCATAGTAGTAGTTGTTGAAATTCCTCTGTTGATATTTGTAATGGTTATTGTTCCCTGATCACTAATACTGGGACCTAATCTTTGATCCACTAGTTAATTGTGTTCCTTCAGCATTGAGATGCATCAGCATCTGCTTTTTCAGTTTAGGATGTCATGTCGAATCCAATTTAGCCATTTACCAGTTTACTTAAGGAGTTACTTAGATTGGCTATTGCTGCAGGAAAGGGGAAAATGTAAGGAGGAAGAGTTTTTAAAGAAGGTGCAACAAATGGCAGAGGAAGAGGAGAAACAGCGGATACCAATTGCACAAGGCCTTCCATGGACAACAGATGAGCCAGAGGTAGCGTAAGCTTTTCACTATTATCATTTCCAACCATTAAGGAATTTCGATGTGAATGGATTGATGTAAAACTTATCAAAATTAACTATGCCGGGAACTTTAAAAGGGCACGTTGTTGATCTCGTATTTTGGAGACTGGACTCCTTTGAACCAAAATCAAAGAGAAATTAAAGCAAAATGTTATTGAAGTTCATGTTATTACCTCTCTCACTATGCATAAATCTTTTGCACTTGGGATTATACTTCAGCCTGTTACGAAACGAAAACTGTATTACTCTGTTTTCAACTTCTCAGTTTTTGCCAAAGCCTCCTGTAAAAGAGAGCACAAGGCCAGTTGATCTGGTGCTGCACAGTGACATTAGGGCAGTTGAACGTGCTGATTTTGATCATCAGGTAAACTTTGTTTATTGTTTCTTGACTTCGGTCTATCATTAAACTAAATAAATTTCGCTCAGTGAAAGGACAGCCTTAATTTCGTACAAATTGCTATTATGAATATCTGGATTTTCTTTCTCATCGAGAATATTTCTTATGAAACATGTAATGTTATGTATGTCCTTGTAAAGAGATTCTCAAAGCAAGTGCACCAATAAGAGGAGTGAGGACCCAAGAAAATTTCTTAGTGAAAGTGCTAGTTTCTTAAATCTTGTTCGACGTTATGTTTCATTAG
Proteins encoded in this region:
- the LOC107809864 gene encoding microtubule-destabilizing protein 60 isoform X1 is translated as MDSNGKSTRLTPKKCSKNSENLNPNVEQHSPCLSKSSKSPSMAKSAKKPQNSVSKNPNANQLASPSPKNKIRQRKFVIAKKNKCNSDNMNPAVPCCKCNKAGGGEKKKCLCVAYESLRASQEEFFMNRGGNEHKESEIENFDKENSAEIGNGEGMSNESLTQKLNVKVDEEVTIPVSISEAELVELGDCCVTDELAERAKEDVGLGEMSSGTIKRRRERLLEEARQSVPESGKVLHLVKAFEKLLSMPKTKECEEEKGEKDETVAEDCCKEQNWALPGLQPPNIPETQVSSSSFCPSDFFLTSKSLGLDSRRASSLDSSHGSFSISSRTSGGGRRGRHNGAESSGTFARRNRKRTQHRATSQKPFKLRTEERGKCKEEEFLKKVQQMAEEEEKQRIPIAQGLPWTTDEPEFLPKPPVKESTRPVDLVLHSDIRAVERADFDHQVAEKLSLIEQYKMERERLQKMAEEEEIRRLRKELVPKAQPMPYFDRPFIPRRSTKDPTIPREPKFHMPEHKKIKCCMSWNDIYVHTQQE
- the LOC107809864 gene encoding microtubule-destabilizing protein 60 isoform X2; the encoded protein is MDSNGKSTRLTPKKCSKNSENLNPNVEQHSPCLSKSSKSPSMAKSAKKPQNSVSKNPNANQLASPSPKNKIRQRKFVIAKKNKCNSDNMNPAVPCCKCNKAGGGEKKKCLCVAYESLRASQEEFFMNRGGNEHKESEIENFDKENSAEIGNGEGMSNESLTQKLNVKVDEEVTIPVSISEAELVELGDCCVTDELAERAKEDVGLGEMSSGTIKRRRERLLEEARQSVPESGKVLHLVKAFEKLLSMPKTKECEEEKGEKDETVAEDCCKEQNWALPGLQPPNIPETQVSSSSFCPSDFFLTSKSLGLDSRRASSLDSSHGSISSRTSGGGRRGRHNGAESSGTFARRNRKRTQHRATSQKPFKLRTEERGKCKEEEFLKKVQQMAEEEEKQRIPIAQGLPWTTDEPEFLPKPPVKESTRPVDLVLHSDIRAVERADFDHQVAEKLSLIEQYKMERERLQKMAEEEEIRRLRKELVPKAQPMPYFDRPFIPRRSTKDPTIPREPKFHMPEHKKIKCCMSWNDIYVHTQQE